In a genomic window of Phyllostomus discolor isolate MPI-MPIP mPhyDis1 chromosome 5, mPhyDis1.pri.v3, whole genome shotgun sequence:
- the UBE2D1 gene encoding ubiquitin-conjugating enzyme E2 D1 isoform X1 → MALKRIQKELSDLQRDPPAHCSAGPVGDDLFHWQATIMGPPDSAYQGGVFFLTVHFPTDYPFKPPKIAFTTKIYHPNINSNGSICLDILRSQWSPALTVSKVLLSICSLLCDPNPDDPLVPDIAQIYKSDKEKYNRHAREWTQKYAM, encoded by the exons gaattAAGTGATCTACAACGTGACCCACCTGCTCACTGTTCGGCTGGTCCTGTGGGAGATGACT TGTTCCACTGGCAAGCAACTATTATGGGGCCT CCTGATAGCGCATATCAAGGTGGAGTCTTCTTTCTCACTGTACATTTTCCGACAGACTATCCTTTTAAACCaccaaag ATTGCTTTCACAACAAAAATTTACCATCCAAACATAAACAGTAATGGAAGTATTTGCCTTGATATCCTGAGGTCACAATGGTCACCAGCTCTGACTGTATCAAAAG TTTTATTGTCCATATGTTCTCTACTTTGTGATCCTAATCCAGATGACCCCTTAGTACCAGATATTGCACAAATCTataaatcagacaaagaaaa ATACAACAGACACGCAAGAGAATGGACTCAGAAATATGCAATGTAA
- the UBE2D1 gene encoding ubiquitin-conjugating enzyme E2 D1 isoform X2: protein MTPDSAYQGGVFFLTVHFPTDYPFKPPKIAFTTKIYHPNINSNGSICLDILRSQWSPALTVSKVLLSICSLLCDPNPDDPLVPDIAQIYKSDKEKYNRHAREWTQKYAM from the exons ATGACT CCTGATAGCGCATATCAAGGTGGAGTCTTCTTTCTCACTGTACATTTTCCGACAGACTATCCTTTTAAACCaccaaag ATTGCTTTCACAACAAAAATTTACCATCCAAACATAAACAGTAATGGAAGTATTTGCCTTGATATCCTGAGGTCACAATGGTCACCAGCTCTGACTGTATCAAAAG TTTTATTGTCCATATGTTCTCTACTTTGTGATCCTAATCCAGATGACCCCTTAGTACCAGATATTGCACAAATCTataaatcagacaaagaaaa ATACAACAGACACGCAAGAGAATGGACTCAGAAATATGCAATGTAA